Proteins encoded in a region of the Pigmentiphaga litoralis genome:
- a CDS encoding hemin-degrading factor — MDITSTFSTRRDELRARHDALAAAEPKLRARDRATRLNVSEAELVAAECGGVVATQLAGAPKEIFGELGSLGEVMALSRNDACVHERHGRYEDIQLGHGHVGLVLGPDIDLRVFFDSWRCTFAVTENGRRSLQFFDRYGSAVHKVYVTDATDAAAYDALVAKFAAPSPAWPDVESIAATVNVDKSNDDSGNDDKNNHNVDDVNDPQGLRAAWQALKDTHDFFPMLRKFKATRLGALRAAGADLAQQVPLDTAETVLTRAAESGLPIMVFVSNKGIVQIHTGPVEKLLRTGPWFNVLDPRFNLHLNTTAITSTWVVNKPTVDGWVTSVEVYAANGDLIVQMFGARKPGKPELTAWRTLLVGLCSEPLAS; from the coding sequence ATGGACATCACCTCCACCTTCTCCACCCGCCGTGACGAACTGCGTGCCCGCCACGATGCGCTGGCGGCGGCCGAGCCGAAGCTGCGCGCGCGGGATCGTGCCACCCGCCTGAACGTGTCGGAAGCGGAACTGGTGGCGGCGGAGTGCGGGGGGGTGGTGGCCACGCAACTGGCCGGTGCGCCCAAGGAAATTTTTGGCGAACTGGGTTCGCTGGGCGAAGTGATGGCGCTGTCCCGCAACGATGCGTGTGTGCATGAACGTCACGGCCGGTATGAAGACATCCAGCTGGGTCATGGTCACGTCGGACTGGTGCTGGGTCCGGACATCGATCTGCGGGTGTTCTTCGACAGCTGGCGTTGTACCTTCGCGGTCACCGAAAACGGCCGCCGCAGTCTGCAATTTTTTGATCGCTACGGAAGTGCGGTGCACAAGGTGTACGTGACCGACGCCACCGATGCGGCCGCCTACGACGCGCTGGTGGCGAAGTTTGCCGCGCCATCTCCTGCATGGCCGGACGTCGAATCCATCGCTGCCACTGTCAACGTTGACAAGAGCAACGATGACAGCGGCAACGATGACAAGAACAACCACAACGTTGACGACGTCAACGATCCGCAAGGCCTGCGCGCCGCATGGCAGGCCCTGAAAGACACGCACGACTTCTTCCCCATGCTGCGCAAATTCAAGGCGACGCGTCTGGGCGCCTTGCGCGCGGCGGGAGCCGACCTGGCGCAGCAAGTTCCGCTCGACACCGCCGAAACGGTGTTGACGCGCGCCGCCGAAAGCGGACTGCCGATCATGGTGTTCGTCAGCAACAAGGGCATCGTGCAGATCCACACCGGCCCGGTTGAAAAGCTGCTGCGCACGGGACCCTGGTTCAACGTGCTCGATCCGCGCTTCAACCTGCACCTGAACACGACCGCCATCACGTCGACCTGGGTCGTCAACAAACCCACGGTGGACGGCTGGGTGACCTCGGTGGAGGTGTACGCCGCCAACGGCGACCTGATCGTGCAGATGTTTGGCGCCCGCAAGCCCGGCAAGCCCGAACTGACCGCCTGGCGCACCCTGCTGGTGGGCCTGTGCAGCGAGCCGCTGGCGTCGTAA
- a CDS encoding type II toxin-antitoxin system VapB family antitoxin, which produces MRTTVTIDDALYARALEVADPEMDKADLFREAVELYVRVRAGKRLAALGGKAPDMRDVERRREQPKRS; this is translated from the coding sequence ATGCGAACTACTGTGACGATCGATGATGCCTTGTATGCCCGAGCGCTGGAAGTGGCAGATCCCGAAATGGATAAGGCGGACTTGTTCCGCGAGGCTGTAGAACTCTACGTCCGCGTTCGAGCAGGCAAGCGCCTGGCGGCCCTTGGCGGCAAGGCGCCAGATATGCGGGATGTAGAACGGCGCCGCGAACAGCCAAAACGATCATGA
- a CDS encoding type II toxin-antitoxin system VapC family toxin, with product MSVLVDTSVWVDHFRKHNSTLELLMLQDDVLTHPMVIAEIACGTPPSPRLKTLEDLDTLRQVRQASVAEVRDLIERDSLFGMGCRFVDVTLVASTLITPTARLWTKDRRLLELAERYGVAYQARAH from the coding sequence ATGAGCGTGCTCGTCGACACCTCAGTCTGGGTGGATCATTTCCGTAAGCACAATTCAACGCTGGAACTGCTGATGCTCCAGGATGACGTGCTGACGCATCCCATGGTGATCGCCGAGATTGCTTGCGGTACGCCGCCGTCACCGCGACTGAAAACCCTTGAGGATCTGGACACGCTGCGTCAGGTTCGGCAGGCATCGGTCGCAGAAGTCAGGGACTTGATCGAACGCGACAGTCTGTTCGGCATGGGTTGCCGCTTTGTCGATGTCACGCTTGTTGCATCGACGTTGATTACCCCGACCGCGCGACTCTGGACCAAGGATCGTCGCCTGCTTGAATTGGCCGAACGTTACGGCGTGGCCTACCAAGCTCGGGCGCATTGA
- a CDS encoding multidrug effflux MFS transporter — protein MVLILGALACLGPMSIDAYLPAFGAIGRDFRLPAEVVQLTLGMYMVAYAFMTLMHGTLSDSFGRRRVILTSLLVYAAGSVIAAIGLDFNWLLTGRVLQGLSAGAGMVVGQAIVNDCYEGATAQKTMSYIIMVFGVSPAFAPIIGGYVASHSGWRGIFVMLAILAALSAALCAWRLPETLPPARRQRFAVGVLLRNYGRVLKDRQFVAMAIAFGTLFAGFAFLIGAAPDFVTQVLRLPETAFAYLFIPLVVGMMSGSFLAARMASRWSASRMIGLAYAMMGLSCAINITYTALAEVPTVPWAVVPLGLFSFGLSIAIPSMTLRILRRIPELAGTAASVLGFIQMVFFSAVSGWFVPLVYGSALKLAVALGAGVVVSGVAWCVLGWLFREQEAAAPAAG, from the coding sequence ATGGTCCTGATCCTGGGCGCGCTCGCGTGCCTGGGACCCATGTCGATCGATGCCTATCTGCCTGCCTTCGGCGCCATTGGCCGCGACTTTCGCTTGCCGGCCGAAGTCGTGCAACTGACGCTGGGCATGTACATGGTGGCCTATGCCTTCATGACCCTGATGCACGGCACGCTGTCCGATTCCTTCGGCCGCCGCCGCGTGATCCTGACCTCGTTGCTGGTATATGCCGCGGGGTCGGTCATCGCGGCGATTGGCCTGGACTTCAACTGGTTGCTGACCGGGCGCGTGCTGCAGGGCCTGTCGGCGGGGGCGGGCATGGTGGTCGGACAGGCCATCGTCAATGACTGTTATGAAGGCGCCACCGCGCAAAAGACCATGTCCTACATCATCATGGTGTTCGGCGTGTCGCCTGCGTTCGCACCCATCATCGGCGGGTACGTGGCGTCGCATTCGGGCTGGCGCGGCATCTTCGTCATGCTTGCGATCCTGGCCGCGCTGAGTGCGGCGCTGTGCGCATGGCGCCTGCCGGAAACGCTGCCCCCTGCGCGGCGCCAGCGGTTTGCCGTGGGCGTGCTGCTGCGCAATTACGGACGTGTACTGAAAGACCGGCAATTCGTTGCAATGGCGATTGCCTTTGGCACGCTGTTCGCGGGCTTCGCGTTCCTGATCGGCGCCGCGCCCGACTTCGTCACGCAGGTGTTGCGCCTGCCCGAAACCGCGTTTGCCTACCTGTTCATTCCGCTGGTGGTCGGCATGATGAGCGGATCCTTCCTGGCCGCCCGCATGGCGTCCCGCTGGTCGGCGTCGCGCATGATCGGCCTGGCCTACGCGATGATGGGGCTGAGCTGCGCCATCAACATCACCTACACCGCCCTGGCCGAAGTGCCCACCGTGCCCTGGGCGGTGGTGCCGCTGGGCCTGTTTTCGTTCGGCCTGTCGATCGCGATTCCCAGTATGACGCTGCGCATCCTGCGCCGCATTCCGGAACTGGCCGGCACGGCGGCCTCGGTGCTTGGCTTCATCCAGATGGTGTTCTTCTCGGCCGTCAGCGGCTGGTTCGTGCCGCTGGTGTACGGCAGCGCGCTGAAGCTGGCCGTGGCCTTGGGCGCCGGCGTGGTGGTGAGCGGCGTGGCGTGGTGCGTGCTGGGCTGGTTGTTTCGCGAGCAGGAAGCGGCGGCCCCTGCCGCGGGGTAA
- a CDS encoding LysR family transcriptional regulator has translation MLTSRQLRYFVEIVDAGSFSLAAERLFIAQSALSRQVRDIEQALQVTLLIRDARGLDLTPAGRSLYGNARRILAALDDAAVSAVHAERGTEGTVHLLHSSSVPLGPALLAAIARHVDAHPGVSIDIATASSEHQAHEIREGRADLGLAREPILRRYADLQYTPLFRESLMAVLPATHAMASCSSVPVAALRNERFVAQAHPERGGLGHRVADLCRAHGFSPQPAAVRSRKWSQLALVEAGFGVAIVPASMAKMAPTGVKAITLEDARADSGVLLICRHDATAITRRLADALVATCTEAAD, from the coding sequence ATGCTTACTTCCCGACAGCTTCGTTATTTCGTCGAGATCGTCGACGCAGGCAGCTTCAGCCTGGCGGCGGAACGCCTGTTCATTGCCCAGTCAGCCTTGAGCCGGCAGGTGCGCGACATCGAACAGGCGCTGCAGGTGACCTTGCTGATCCGCGATGCGCGCGGGTTGGACCTGACGCCTGCCGGCCGATCGCTGTATGGCAACGCGCGGCGCATTCTGGCGGCGCTGGACGATGCTGCCGTCAGCGCGGTGCATGCCGAGCGCGGCACCGAAGGCACGGTTCACCTGCTGCACTCCAGCTCGGTTCCGCTCGGTCCCGCCCTGCTCGCGGCGATCGCGCGGCATGTGGATGCGCACCCTGGCGTGTCCATCGACATTGCCACGGCGTCGTCCGAACATCAGGCTCATGAGATCCGCGAAGGCCGCGCCGACCTGGGCCTGGCGCGTGAGCCGATATTGCGCAGGTATGCGGATCTTCAGTACACGCCGTTGTTTCGTGAATCGTTGATGGCGGTCCTTCCCGCAACGCATGCAATGGCGTCGTGCAGCAGCGTGCCGGTCGCGGCCCTGCGCAACGAGCGCTTTGTCGCGCAGGCGCACCCGGAGCGGGGCGGGCTGGGCCATCGCGTGGCCGACCTGTGCCGCGCGCATGGCTTTTCGCCGCAGCCCGCGGCTGTCAGGTCGCGCAAGTGGTCGCAGCTGGCGCTGGTCGAAGCAGGGTTTGGTGTGGCGATCGTGCCGGCGTCGATGGCCAAGATGGCGCCAACGGGCGTGAAGGCGATCACGCTTGAGGATGCCCGCGCCGATTCGGGCGTGCTGCTGATCTGCCGGCACGATGCGACGGCCATCACGCGGCGGCTGGCGGATGCCCTGGTGGCGACGTGCACGGAAGCCGCTGACTGA
- a CDS encoding sulfite exporter TauE/SafE family protein, producing MPDLFQLDLLLPDLFLLDLPLPDLPPDLLFPAGLLPLPPLAMGIVCAGVAVAYVIFGIAGFGTALVAGPVLANWLPLSTIVPLLALLDFAAASVNVARDRNAADRSELRRLVPAMLAGSAVGAAILLLGQPAPLQLALGLFALAYGMYSAIGWRPAAAFSPRAALPFGVVGGICSALFGSGGFLYAIYLGRRIASPDRQRVTQSTLIGLSTLTRLILFLLAGVYADRPVWMLALMLAPAMLIGTTIGRRITLSLPKATFLKMVSVVVAASGAALVWRYVAL from the coding sequence ATGCCCGACCTATTCCAGCTCGACCTCCTCCTGCCCGACCTCTTCCTGCTCGACCTCCCCCTGCCCGACCTGCCGCCCGACCTGCTCTTCCCCGCCGGCCTGCTTCCCCTTCCGCCCTTGGCCATGGGGATCGTCTGCGCCGGAGTCGCCGTCGCCTATGTCATCTTCGGCATTGCCGGCTTCGGCACGGCGCTGGTGGCGGGACCGGTCCTGGCCAACTGGTTGCCTTTGTCCACTATCGTCCCGCTGCTGGCGCTGCTCGACTTTGCGGCCGCCAGCGTCAACGTGGCACGCGATCGGAACGCGGCGGATCGCAGCGAGCTTCGCCGGCTTGTCCCGGCCATGCTGGCCGGCAGCGCGGTCGGCGCGGCCATCCTGCTGTTGGGGCAGCCCGCGCCGCTGCAGCTTGCGCTGGGCCTCTTTGCACTGGCCTACGGCATGTATTCGGCGATTGGCTGGCGTCCCGCCGCCGCCTTCAGCCCGCGCGCCGCGCTACCTTTTGGCGTCGTCGGAGGCATCTGCTCTGCCCTGTTCGGCAGTGGCGGCTTTCTGTACGCCATCTACCTGGGCCGGCGCATTGCATCGCCGGATCGGCAACGCGTCACCCAATCCACGTTGATCGGATTGAGCACGCTCACCCGGCTGATCCTGTTCCTGCTGGCCGGTGTCTATGCCGACAGGCCGGTGTGGATGCTGGCGCTGATGCTTGCACCGGCCATGCTGATCGGCACGACGATCGGCCGGCGCATCACGCTGTCCTTGCCCAAAGCGACCTTCCTGAAAATGGTCAGCGTCGTCGTGGCCGCCTCGGGCGCAGCATTGGTCTGGCGGTATGTGGCGCTGTAA
- the modA gene encoding molybdate ABC transporter substrate-binding protein, translated as MPTRPILRCLCILTLSASSLTAAHAADVQVAVAANFTAPMQSIAADFEKATGHKVVAAFGATGQFYAQIRNGAPFDVFLAADDTTPEKLDKEGLTVAGSRFTYATGALALWSASADYVDAKGDVLKANRFAHLAIANPKTAPYGLAATQVLAKLGLTQAVAGKLVEGQSIAQAHQFVSTGNAELGFVALSQISKDGAITSGSAWKVPASMHDPIRQDAVILQKGKDNPAARALIDYLKGPAAAAVIRAYGYQN; from the coding sequence ATGCCCACCCGCCCGATACTGCGTTGCCTTTGCATCCTGACCCTTAGCGCATCGTCCCTGACCGCCGCGCACGCGGCCGACGTCCAGGTCGCGGTGGCCGCCAACTTCACGGCGCCGATGCAGAGCATCGCGGCGGATTTCGAAAAGGCCACGGGGCACAAGGTAGTAGCTGCGTTTGGCGCGACCGGGCAGTTCTACGCGCAGATCCGCAATGGCGCGCCGTTCGACGTGTTCCTGGCAGCCGATGACACGACCCCCGAAAAGCTCGACAAGGAAGGCCTGACGGTTGCCGGCTCGCGCTTCACTTATGCCACCGGCGCCCTCGCGCTGTGGTCGGCCAGCGCCGACTATGTGGATGCGAAGGGCGACGTGCTCAAAGCCAACCGGTTTGCGCATCTTGCCATCGCCAATCCCAAGACGGCGCCCTATGGTCTGGCGGCCACGCAGGTCCTGGCCAAGCTCGGGCTGACGCAGGCGGTGGCCGGCAAGCTGGTTGAAGGCCAGAGCATTGCGCAGGCGCACCAGTTCGTGTCGACCGGCAATGCCGAGCTGGGCTTCGTTGCGCTGTCGCAGATCTCGAAAGATGGCGCCATCACCAGCGGGTCCGCCTGGAAGGTGCCTGCATCGATGCATGATCCGATCCGGCAGGACGCCGTCATACTCCAGAAGGGCAAGGACAATCCTGCCGCGCGCGCATTGATCGATTACCTGAAAGGCCCGGCCGCCGCGGCGGTGATCCGCGCGTACGGCTACCAAAACTGA
- the modB gene encoding molybdate ABC transporter permease subunit, translating into MPLDASDLSAIWLTIQLAGLTTLLLLLVGTPIAWWLSRTRSPWKGPVGAVVALPLVLPPTVIGFYLLVVMGPNGPLGQLTQQLGLGTLSFSFAGLVVGSVFYSLPFVVQPLQNAFEAIGARPLEAAATLRASPWDTFITIVLPLARPGFITAAILGFAHTVGEFGVVLMIGGNIPGKTRVVSTQIYSHVEAMEYAQAHWLAGGMLIFSFAILLLLYARRRHAPFHP; encoded by the coding sequence ATGCCTCTCGACGCGTCCGACCTGTCCGCAATCTGGCTGACGATTCAGCTGGCTGGCCTGACCACGCTTTTGCTGCTGCTGGTCGGCACCCCGATTGCATGGTGGCTGTCGCGCACACGATCGCCCTGGAAAGGTCCGGTCGGCGCGGTGGTGGCCTTGCCCCTGGTGCTTCCGCCGACCGTGATCGGCTTTTATCTGCTGGTCGTGATGGGACCGAATGGGCCGCTCGGGCAGCTGACGCAGCAACTCGGTCTGGGCACGCTGTCGTTCAGTTTTGCAGGGCTGGTGGTGGGGTCGGTGTTCTATTCGCTGCCGTTTGTGGTGCAGCCTTTGCAGAACGCATTCGAGGCGATCGGCGCACGCCCGCTTGAAGCGGCCGCCACCTTGCGGGCCAGCCCGTGGGATACCTTCATCACCATCGTGCTGCCCTTGGCGCGGCCCGGCTTCATTACCGCAGCCATCCTGGGCTTCGCCCACACGGTCGGCGAATTTGGCGTGGTGCTGATGATAGGCGGCAACATTCCGGGCAAGACGCGGGTGGTGTCGACGCAAATCTATTCACATGTGGAAGCGATGGAATACGCGCAGGCGCATTGGCTGGCGGGCGGCATGCTGATCTTTTCGTTCGCGATCCTGCTGTTGCTGTACGCGCGCCGGCGGCACGCGCCGTTTCATCCATGA
- the modC gene encoding molybdenum ABC transporter ATP-binding protein: MTDRINKSVAQGGASPKHALDALDALDAPDAPAAQVALTGDAPSINAHFQLDYDGFTLDVDLALPGRGVTALFGPSGSGKTTVLRCLAGLEAPSQGHLRVAGETWLDTARGIMLPTHRRPIGYVFQEASLFPHLDVRTNLAYGMKRIPRAQRRVQLDDAAAMLGIGHLLDRAPDRLSGGERQRVGIARALLTSPRLLLMDEPLAALDTQRKQEILPYLQRLHDELDIPVVYVTHSPDEVARLADHLVLLDEGRVLASGPINELLSRVDLPPAMGDDASVVVDGVVTAYDPAYQLVTVALPGSASTFRVVRPPMAIGQRARLVVMARDVSISLSPQQDGSILNVLKVTVAEIASGATNAQRLLRLDADGTPLLARITQYSCDRLALAPGMQAWAQIKAVSLLA; this comes from the coding sequence ATGACCGACAGGATCAACAAAAGCGTGGCACAGGGTGGTGCTTCCCCTAAGCACGCACTGGACGCACTGGACGCACTGGACGCACCGGACGCACCGGCAGCCCAGGTCGCCCTGACCGGCGATGCGCCATCCATCAACGCCCACTTCCAACTCGACTACGACGGCTTTACCCTGGACGTGGACCTGGCCCTGCCAGGCCGCGGCGTGACCGCCCTGTTCGGGCCATCGGGCTCCGGCAAGACCACCGTGCTGCGATGCCTGGCAGGCCTGGAAGCGCCGTCGCAAGGGCATTTGCGGGTTGCGGGCGAGACCTGGCTGGACACCGCGCGCGGCATCATGCTGCCCACGCATCGCCGGCCCATCGGCTATGTGTTCCAGGAAGCCAGCCTGTTTCCGCATCTGGATGTGCGGACGAACCTTGCGTATGGAATGAAGCGAATTCCCCGGGCACAGCGCCGCGTCCAGCTGGACGACGCGGCGGCCATGCTGGGCATCGGGCATCTGCTGGACCGCGCGCCGGACCGATTGTCGGGCGGCGAACGCCAGCGCGTGGGCATCGCACGTGCCTTGCTGACCAGTCCGCGTCTGCTGTTGATGGACGAGCCCTTGGCCGCCCTCGACACCCAGCGCAAGCAGGAAATCCTGCCTTACCTGCAGCGGCTGCATGACGAGCTGGACATCCCGGTCGTGTACGTCACGCATTCGCCCGATGAAGTCGCGCGCCTTGCCGATCATCTGGTACTGCTGGACGAAGGCCGGGTGCTGGCGAGCGGTCCGATCAACGAACTGTTGTCGCGCGTCGACTTGCCGCCTGCCATGGGTGACGACGCATCGGTAGTCGTGGACGGGGTAGTGACGGCCTACGATCCGGCCTATCAGTTGGTGACCGTGGCCCTGCCCGGCAGCGCGTCGACCTTCCGGGTGGTGCGACCGCCGATGGCCATCGGGCAACGGGCGCGGCTGGTGGTGATGGCGCGCGACGTCAGCATTTCACTTTCACCGCAGCAGGACGGCAGCATACTGAACGTTCTGAAGGTGACGGTGGCGGAAATTGCTTCGGGCGCCACGAACGCGCAACGACTGCTGCGGCTGGATGCCGATGGCACGCCGTTGCTGGCGCGGATCACGCAGTATTCGTGTGACCGGCTGGCCCTGGCGCCTGGCATGCAGGCGTGGGCGCAGATCAAGGCGGTGTCGCTGCTGGCGTGA
- a CDS encoding winged helix-turn-helix domain-containing protein, with translation MSDLPASSPSSPALSATDPLPVDVRFRMRVRKGDTVALGPGKIALLEAIAEHGSISAAARSLNMSYRRAWMLVEEMNLSLKSPATASEHGGKAGGRSVVTPAGAALIQLYRDIEARAYAAAQDEIRTLADLFKP, from the coding sequence ATGTCCGACCTTCCTGCTTCGTCACCTTCTTCCCCTGCTTTGTCTGCCACCGATCCGTTGCCGGTCGACGTGCGTTTCCGCATGCGCGTGCGCAAGGGCGACACGGTTGCACTCGGACCCGGCAAGATCGCCTTGCTGGAAGCCATTGCCGAACACGGTTCAATTTCCGCCGCGGCGCGCAGCCTGAATATGTCGTACCGGCGCGCGTGGATGCTGGTGGAAGAGATGAACCTGTCCTTGAAGTCGCCCGCGACCGCGTCCGAACACGGCGGCAAGGCGGGCGGGCGCAGTGTGGTCACGCCAGCAGGGGCTGCGTTGATCCAGCTGTATCGGGATATCGAAGCGCGGGCCTACGCGGCTGCGCAAGACGAGATCCGCACCTTGGCGGACCTGTTCAAGCCGTAA
- a CDS encoding CoxG family protein, with amino-acid sequence MEIEKVLVVDAPADRVWSMLLDPNVMGGCVPGMKSIQVVSDVEYIAVIHVKISFISAKFKLNTKIVEQRAPNYLRTEGTGEDASVASSLKQQSEIFLTALDDGKTELRIKVKVDVLGRLGSFGLSVMKTKADRMWDEFGQNLVNRLNGVAGPDSVVSGGAATPSQVTSAPAKALGTPAEATSAAVGAADTATTVAAEDGSVPGARPAAARQVAGHGVPVESATASTLRATVDGQPASRAVVDDGNWWTRLLRGKNAASTSSVAGTGGPFIHVELRRGDTTVNVDWPIEGSRDCAAWLTDVLK; translated from the coding sequence GTGGAAATTGAAAAAGTATTGGTGGTGGACGCGCCGGCAGACCGCGTCTGGAGCATGTTGCTCGACCCGAATGTGATGGGCGGTTGCGTGCCCGGCATGAAGTCGATCCAGGTGGTGAGCGATGTCGAGTACATCGCCGTGATCCACGTCAAGATCAGCTTCATCAGCGCCAAGTTCAAGCTCAACACCAAGATCGTCGAGCAGCGCGCGCCGAATTACCTGCGGACCGAGGGCACGGGCGAAGACGCCTCCGTGGCCAGTTCCTTGAAGCAGCAGAGCGAGATCTTCCTGACGGCATTGGATGACGGCAAGACCGAACTGCGCATCAAGGTGAAGGTGGATGTGCTGGGCCGCCTGGGTTCGTTCGGACTGAGCGTGATGAAGACCAAGGCCGACCGCATGTGGGACGAGTTTGGCCAGAATCTGGTGAACCGCCTGAATGGCGTGGCGGGGCCGGATAGCGTGGTGTCGGGCGGGGCGGCGACGCCTTCGCAGGTGACGTCGGCGCCTGCCAAGGCATTGGGTACGCCGGCCGAGGCGACGTCTGCGGCGGTCGGTGCGGCGGATACGGCAACGACGGTGGCGGCCGAAGATGGCTCGGTACCCGGAGCGCGTCCGGCTGCGGCTCGGCAGGTGGCGGGGCACGGTGTGCCGGTGGAGTCGGCCACCGCATCCACCTTGCGCGCCACGGTCGACGGCCAGCCTGCGTCCCGTGCGGTCGTTGACGATGGCAACTGGTGGACCCGGCTGCTGCGCGGCAAGAATGCCGCGTCGACATCATCAGTCGCAGGCACGGGTGGCCCTTTCATTCACGTCGAACTGCGCCGTGGGGACACCACCGTCAATGTCGACTGGCCGATCGAAGGGTCGCGCGATTGCGCGGCCTGGCTCACGGATGTGCTGAAGTAA
- a CDS encoding (2Fe-2S)-binding protein — MSKHLIEVTVNGDTQQVDVPARRMLSDLLRDDLNLTGTKRGCETGTCGACSVLVDGEVVKSCLSLAVQANGRSITTIEGLARGDVLHPLQESFVQCGGLQCGYCTPGMIMTACHLLAKNPDPTEHEVREGLSGNLCRCTGYTQIVESILNAAENMRGN; from the coding sequence ATGAGCAAACACCTGATCGAGGTCACCGTGAACGGTGACACCCAGCAGGTCGACGTACCCGCGCGCCGGATGTTGTCGGACCTGCTGCGCGATGACCTGAACCTGACCGGCACCAAGCGCGGCTGCGAAACTGGCACCTGCGGCGCATGTTCCGTCCTGGTCGATGGCGAGGTGGTGAAGTCCTGCCTGTCGTTGGCGGTGCAGGCCAACGGCCGCAGCATCACCACGATCGAAGGCCTGGCCAGGGGCGATGTGCTGCACCCGCTGCAGGAAAGCTTCGTGCAATGCGGCGGCCTGCAATGCGGCTACTGCACGCCGGGCATGATCATGACGGCTTGCCACCTGCTGGCCAAAAACCCGGACCCGACCGAGCACGAGGTGCGCGAAGGGCTGAGCGGCAATCTGTGCCGCTGCACCGGGTACACCCAGATCGTCGAGTCCATCCTTAACGCAGCGGAGAACATGCGTGGAAATTGA
- a CDS encoding FAD binding domain-containing protein, with translation MRDFEFLEPTTVEEASRLLADLGEDCRVMAGGSALMLAMRQRMLMPTHVISVAKVDALRGIHFDPQHGLRIGALSRHIDVADSPLVREHFPMLASMAARVANPQVRHQGTLGGNLCYADPATDPPTCLMALDAQVVLGSVRGERVLSMEAFLVDYYVTAIEPDEIVVEIRVPVLRTGFAGRYTRFLRTAAEHRPLVNVAVASRRDGAGYADLRVVVGASTPVPCRVPRAEAFLTGKAITADVVREAADIVATDIDPISDQRGAADFRRDMVRVVMRRTLAGAFGVVLHDEETV, from the coding sequence ATGCGTGATTTCGAATTCCTGGAACCCACGACGGTGGAAGAGGCGAGCCGTCTGCTGGCCGACCTGGGCGAAGACTGCCGCGTGATGGCGGGCGGGTCGGCACTGATGCTGGCGATGCGCCAGCGCATGCTGATGCCGACGCATGTCATTTCGGTGGCCAAGGTGGACGCCTTGCGTGGCATCCACTTCGATCCGCAACACGGCCTGCGCATTGGCGCGCTGTCGCGTCATATCGACGTGGCGGACTCGCCGTTGGTTCGCGAACACTTTCCGATGCTGGCGTCGATGGCGGCGCGCGTGGCCAACCCGCAGGTGCGCCACCAGGGCACCCTGGGCGGCAACCTGTGCTACGCGGATCCGGCGACGGATCCCCCAACGTGCCTGATGGCATTGGATGCGCAGGTCGTGCTGGGCAGCGTGCGCGGTGAACGCGTGCTGTCGATGGAAGCATTTCTGGTCGACTACTACGTGACCGCCATCGAGCCCGACGAGATCGTGGTCGAGATCCGCGTGCCCGTGTTGCGGACCGGTTTTGCCGGCCGCTACACGCGCTTCTTGCGCACGGCGGCGGAACACCGGCCGCTGGTCAATGTGGCCGTGGCCAGCCGTCGTGATGGCGCGGGCTACGCCGACCTGCGTGTGGTGGTGGGCGCGTCCACGCCCGTGCCGTGCCGGGTACCACGTGCCGAAGCCTTCCTGACGGGCAAGGCCATCACGGCCGATGTGGTGCGCGAAGCCGCCGATATCGTTGCGACTGACATCGATCCGATTTCGGACCAGCGCGGTGCGGCGGACTTCCGCCGCGACATGGTGCGGGTGGTCATGCGGCGCACGCTGGCCGGTGCGTTCGGTGTGGTCCTGCATGACGAGGAGACAGTATGA